In the Ruminococcus sp. OA3 genome, one interval contains:
- a CDS encoding sugar ABC transporter ATP-binding protein: protein MPEYILEMQEITKSFPGVLALDRVSFRVAAGEVHALVGENGAGKSTLMKVLSGVYQKDSGKLLLEGTECIFRGVKESEEAGVAIVHQELNIVKNLTVCENIFLGNEMKRNGIIDWEHQYLKAKELLDMVGLQVSPATLANELSPGQQQMLEIVRAINKNVKALIFDEPTSSLTDQETEVLLTLILKLQRQGVSIIYISHKLSEVFQIANTVTVLRDGKTIVTKSIRDIDEGELIAYMVGRELTNLYPESTHQVLKETALEVQDWSVINESIPGKMLLNKISIHANRGEILGIAGLMGAGRTELALSLFGAACKPVSGTLKINGQEKKIHSPKEAIENGISYVTEDRKKLGLVLNNSIRANIALPNFNKLARFGIINNNKEIQEVARFSKELQVKTPSIMQLTRNLSGGNQQKVILAKWLMTDPDILIVDEPTRGIDVGAKYEIYTIMDKLAAQGKCVIVISSEMPEIIGICDRVYVMNEGRIVGELNKQECISQTEIMRCIQGGTTDANS from the coding sequence TTGCCAGAATATATTCTTGAGATGCAGGAGATTACAAAAAGTTTTCCGGGGGTGCTTGCGCTGGATCGGGTATCCTTTCGGGTGGCAGCAGGAGAAGTCCATGCATTAGTAGGGGAAAACGGTGCTGGTAAATCTACGCTTATGAAGGTTCTGAGCGGAGTTTATCAGAAAGATTCTGGGAAATTGCTTTTGGAGGGAACAGAATGTATATTTCGCGGGGTAAAAGAAAGTGAAGAAGCTGGTGTTGCCATTGTTCATCAGGAGCTTAACATTGTAAAAAATCTGACAGTATGTGAAAATATTTTCCTCGGTAATGAGATGAAGAGGAATGGCATCATTGACTGGGAGCATCAGTATTTGAAGGCAAAAGAACTTCTCGATATGGTAGGGCTGCAGGTCAGTCCCGCCACTTTGGCAAACGAACTCAGTCCAGGGCAGCAGCAGATGCTGGAAATCGTGAGGGCCATCAACAAAAACGTAAAGGCATTGATTTTTGATGAGCCGACGTCGTCCCTGACGGATCAGGAAACCGAGGTACTTCTGACATTGATCCTGAAGCTTCAGAGGCAGGGAGTGTCCATCATCTATATCTCCCATAAGCTGAGCGAAGTTTTTCAGATTGCGAATACCGTTACCGTTCTGCGGGATGGAAAAACAATTGTGACGAAATCAATCCGTGACATTGACGAAGGGGAACTGATTGCATATATGGTTGGGCGGGAGCTGACGAACCTGTATCCGGAGTCCACGCATCAGGTACTTAAAGAGACTGCGTTGGAGGTGCAGGACTGGTCCGTTATAAATGAGAGTATACCAGGCAAAATGCTGCTGAACAAAATCAGTATTCACGCAAACCGGGGAGAAATTCTTGGGATTGCTGGATTAATGGGAGCAGGAAGGACGGAACTGGCCTTAAGCCTGTTCGGGGCAGCCTGTAAGCCGGTTTCCGGCACCTTGAAAATAAACGGACAGGAGAAGAAAATACATAGTCCGAAAGAGGCGATTGAAAACGGTATCAGCTATGTTACCGAGGACCGAAAGAAGCTGGGACTGGTGCTGAACAATTCCATACGTGCCAATATTGCACTGCCCAACTTTAACAAGCTGGCCAGGTTTGGGATCATCAATAACAATAAGGAAATTCAGGAGGTCGCCAGATTTTCAAAGGAACTTCAGGTGAAGACGCCGTCCATCATGCAGCTGACCAGGAACTTAAGCGGGGGGAACCAGCAGAAGGTGATTCTGGCAAAGTGGCTGATGACAGATCCGGACATTCTGATTGTGGATGAGCCCACCCGCGGCATCGATGTGGGGGCAAAGTATGAGATCTATACGATTATGGACAAACTGGCGGCACAGGGAAAATGTGTGATTGTCATTTCTTCCGAGATGCCTGAGATTATTGGAATCTGCGACCGGGTGTATGTGATGAACGAGGGCAGAATCGTAGGCGAGCTGAATAAGCAGGAATGTATTTCACAGACGGAAATCATGAGGTGTATACAGGGAGGGACGACGGATGCAAATTCATGA
- a CDS encoding substrate-binding domain-containing protein: MKRRLKKLTALVLGVSVCAMLMSGCGKSTASVDASSENGGSEKTGGITIGLALPTAQEEIWVTHAENLQKAAEDLGYETILQVANGDTDKQFSQVENLLTTGIDVLVLAACDPGSTGNIVQRAAAEGVKVIGYDRVWAGDPYDLYVTFDNVAVGRSMAEYAVEMAPKGNYTLLGGDVVNQPATNEIHQGWMEVLQSYVDSGDITIVSDQNCKNWASDEGLAHAENALTANHNEMAAVLCANDGIAGGAVQALESAGLAGSTLVTGQDSELAAAQRIVAGTQTITLYKASDELAKATIEAAGLLAKGEEVKASGDYEGIPMLSLPPTVVDKEHLDEILIDSGYMSKDEVYE; encoded by the coding sequence ATGAAAAGAAGGTTGAAAAAATTAACAGCGCTGGTGTTGGGGGTCAGTGTATGTGCCATGCTGATGAGCGGGTGTGGAAAAAGTACGGCATCAGTTGACGCATCGTCGGAGAACGGGGGATCAGAAAAAACAGGCGGTATTACCATTGGGCTGGCACTTCCCACCGCCCAGGAAGAAATCTGGGTGACCCATGCCGAGAATCTGCAGAAAGCTGCCGAAGATCTGGGTTATGAAACGATTTTACAGGTGGCTAACGGTGATACGGACAAACAATTTTCTCAGGTTGAAAATCTTCTGACAACGGGCATCGATGTACTCGTGCTTGCGGCATGCGATCCGGGTTCCACGGGTAATATCGTACAGAGAGCGGCAGCTGAGGGTGTAAAGGTGATTGGTTACGACCGTGTATGGGCCGGTGATCCTTACGACCTGTATGTAACTTTTGATAATGTAGCCGTCGGAAGATCCATGGCAGAGTATGCGGTGGAGATGGCTCCAAAAGGTAATTACACACTTCTCGGAGGGGACGTGGTAAATCAGCCGGCAACCAATGAGATCCATCAGGGCTGGATGGAAGTGCTTCAAAGCTATGTGGATTCGGGGGATATCACCATTGTTTCCGATCAGAACTGCAAGAACTGGGCATCCGACGAAGGGCTTGCCCATGCAGAAAATGCACTGACAGCCAACCATAATGAGATGGCAGCCGTACTCTGTGCCAATGACGGTATCGCAGGCGGTGCAGTGCAGGCGCTGGAATCTGCAGGCCTTGCGGGAAGTACACTTGTGACGGGACAGGATTCCGAACTGGCAGCAGCTCAGAGAATTGTCGCAGGAACACAGACCATCACCTTGTACAAAGCATCTGATGAACTTGCCAAAGCCACCATTGAAGCGGCGGGGCTGCTTGCGAAGGGTGAAGAGGTTAAGGCAAGCGGTGACTATGAAGGTATTCCGATGCTGTCCCTGCCTCCGACGGTTGTTGATAAAGAACATCTGGATGAAATTTTAATTGACAGCGGATATATGAGCAAAGACGAAGTCTATGAATAG
- a CDS encoding AraC family transcriptional regulator, whose product MVNINGYRFEAVHGRAAFAKNEPITEEGKFETLQFPVRMFLDERVDGDDILPHMHKAIEILCIISGEIQVVVNGDSHQMKENSIVVLNSYDVHAFSGKEAYYYVIQAEPTLLNSFDVNLQQYMPADGDKFLKAEDGETMELRKTISSAFEYGKNGEKAAQIGMIAEIFSVFAQIMAYTEARGDYLEQPGHEQNLAKRLQDVFAYVEVHSANDIPVDEISRHVNLTKNYFCRFFKRMTGMTFVEYLNQYRCKRAEELMVDMDISITEIALQVGFKSLSYFNKTYKKLRGETPSEKRSRILRSRFER is encoded by the coding sequence ATGGTGAATATAAATGGTTATCGGTTTGAGGCCGTACACGGGCGGGCAGCCTTTGCAAAAAACGAGCCTATTACAGAAGAAGGAAAATTTGAAACCCTGCAGTTTCCGGTCCGGATGTTTCTGGATGAGCGGGTGGATGGAGATGATATTCTGCCTCATATGCATAAAGCGATTGAGATCTTGTGTATTATTTCCGGGGAAATACAGGTTGTCGTAAATGGTGATAGTCATCAGATGAAAGAAAACAGTATTGTGGTTCTGAATTCTTATGATGTTCATGCGTTTAGTGGAAAAGAAGCGTACTATTATGTGATACAGGCAGAGCCGACGCTGTTGAACAGTTTTGATGTGAACCTGCAGCAGTATATGCCGGCAGATGGAGACAAATTCCTAAAGGCGGAAGACGGGGAAACAATGGAACTGAGAAAGACGATCAGCAGTGCTTTTGAGTATGGAAAAAACGGTGAAAAAGCAGCGCAGATCGGAATGATCGCTGAAATCTTCAGTGTGTTTGCACAGATTATGGCGTACACAGAGGCGCGGGGGGATTATCTGGAACAGCCGGGGCATGAACAGAATCTGGCAAAACGGCTGCAGGACGTATTTGCCTATGTGGAAGTACATAGCGCCAATGATATCCCGGTGGATGAGATTTCCAGACATGTGAACCTGACAAAAAATTATTTTTGCAGATTTTTTAAGCGGATGACGGGCATGACATTTGTGGAGTACCTGAATCAGTACCGCTGCAAAAGAGCTGAGGAGCTGATGGTGGATATGGATATCTCCATCACGGAGATCGCGCTGCAGGTGGGATTCAAAAGCCTGTCATATTTTAACAAAACGTACAAAAAGCTTCGTGGGGAGACACCCAGCGAAAAGCGCAGCCGGATTCTGCGCAGCCGCTTTGAGCGGTAG
- a CDS encoding glycyl-radical enzyme activating protein, translating into MNEIRTYNQKDMACITDIQKFSVHDGPGIRSIVFFKGCPMRCKWCQNPETQSPNPELMISSDVCQGCGKCIGICPKGAIKLTERGLIYDRDQCIACGKCADLCGPEARKLVGKMMLFDEVLEMVLADRVFYKNTGGGLTVSGGEPTMQPEFVARLLKAVKAEGINTAMETCGMCSPEIFKKVIKDCDLLLYDVKHTDAQIHKKYTGFENKVILDNLQSAADQGKNIIIRIALIPGVNDTEENIKETVRLALWHRAKEIHVLPFHQMGQSKWHSLDKTYEYEEAVLPTQDVIDKAVNILECSGIPVNVGGHGEYKWLSV; encoded by the coding sequence ATGAACGAAATAAGAACATACAATCAAAAAGACATGGCCTGTATCACAGATATTCAGAAATTTTCTGTTCATGACGGTCCGGGGATTCGCAGCATTGTATTTTTTAAAGGATGTCCTATGCGCTGTAAATGGTGTCAGAATCCGGAGACGCAGAGCCCGAATCCGGAGCTTATGATTTCATCTGATGTCTGCCAGGGGTGCGGGAAATGTATCGGGATATGCCCGAAAGGCGCAATCAAACTGACGGAACGAGGTCTGATATATGACAGGGATCAATGTATTGCCTGTGGAAAATGTGCAGATCTGTGCGGACCGGAAGCCAGAAAACTGGTGGGAAAGATGATGCTGTTTGATGAGGTTTTGGAGATGGTGCTGGCAGACCGGGTGTTTTACAAGAATACCGGCGGGGGCCTTACGGTAAGCGGCGGAGAACCAACCATGCAGCCTGAATTTGTTGCCCGGCTGCTGAAAGCGGTGAAGGCAGAGGGCATCAATACCGCGATGGAAACCTGCGGCATGTGCAGTCCGGAAATTTTTAAGAAGGTCATAAAGGATTGTGACTTACTGCTGTATGATGTAAAGCACACAGATGCTCAGATACATAAAAAGTATACCGGATTTGAAAATAAGGTGATATTGGATAATCTGCAAAGTGCTGCTGATCAGGGAAAGAATATTATCATCCGCATTGCACTGATTCCGGGAGTGAACGACACGGAGGAAAATATAAAGGAAACCGTCAGACTGGCCCTCTGGCACAGGGCAAAAGAAATACATGTGCTCCCATTTCACCAGATGGGGCAGAGCAAATGGCACAGTCTTGATAAAACATATGAGTATGAAGAGGCTGTACTTCCCACACAGGACGTCATTGATAAGGCCGTAAATATACTGGAATGTTCCGGGATTCCTGTAAATGTAGGAGGTCATGGTGAATATAAATGGTTATCGGTTTGA
- a CDS encoding aldehyde dehydrogenase family protein yields the protein MKMIVCGQKTDAASGRTIDVLNPVTHEVIDTVPSATSEDVDRALAYAQEGAVIWGSKTAEERAAVLFKAADALMEEQANIAKLLTAETGKPYQQSLGCVDLASQLFRGYAEQAKYMYGHVLPGTEDFITVNYEPLGVVACINPFNFPIEMYGHKAGPALAAGNAVLVKPASDTPLATIYMTEVLLGSGIPSGALQVITGSGGTVGRAIADSPRVNAISLTGSTAVGIDIMEHAAKNMTRTFMELGGNDGVIIFEDADLDLAVEEAVAGRIYNCGQVCCAPKRYIVQNSIYDEFVEKLSLRVSRLNIGDPCDPASDLSCLISEKAAKDVEAQVDEIIAAGASCICGGKRFDSTFYPPTILTGVTRDMDVAKDMEIFGPVFPVIGFDTEMEALDILNQSSYGLSSGVITKDMTRALRVAKQMNAGGAVINGTGMFRTIHMPFGGHKMSGIGTEGLLETLKEMMRTKSIVFKGIQK from the coding sequence ATGAAAATGATTGTTTGCGGACAGAAAACGGATGCAGCAAGCGGCAGAACCATCGACGTATTAAACCCTGTGACACATGAAGTCATCGACACCGTTCCCAGCGCAACCAGCGAGGATGTTGACCGGGCGTTGGCTTACGCTCAGGAGGGCGCCGTCATCTGGGGATCGAAAACAGCCGAAGAACGTGCTGCTGTTTTATTTAAAGCTGCCGATGCTTTGATGGAAGAACAGGCGAACATCGCTAAATTACTCACGGCCGAAACAGGCAAACCGTATCAGCAGTCTCTGGGCTGCGTGGACCTGGCATCTCAGTTATTTCGCGGATATGCAGAACAGGCAAAATACATGTACGGTCATGTGCTGCCCGGAACGGAGGATTTCATAACGGTCAATTATGAGCCGCTGGGTGTGGTCGCATGCATTAATCCGTTTAACTTTCCCATTGAAATGTACGGGCATAAGGCAGGCCCTGCCCTGGCAGCCGGAAATGCCGTCCTCGTCAAACCGGCGTCTGACACACCGCTTGCCACCATATATATGACAGAAGTGCTTCTGGGAAGCGGAATACCCTCCGGTGCACTGCAGGTTATTACCGGAAGCGGCGGGACTGTAGGACGGGCAATCGCGGATTCTCCCCGTGTCAATGCGATCAGCCTCACAGGCAGCACCGCCGTTGGGATTGATATTATGGAGCACGCCGCGAAAAACATGACCCGTACTTTTATGGAACTGGGCGGCAATGACGGCGTCATTATTTTCGAGGACGCCGATCTGGATCTTGCCGTGGAAGAAGCCGTCGCCGGGCGTATCTACAACTGCGGACAGGTCTGCTGTGCTCCAAAACGCTATATTGTACAGAACAGTATCTATGACGAATTTGTGGAAAAGCTGTCCCTTCGGGTCTCCAGGCTGAACATTGGTGATCCCTGCGATCCCGCCTCTGACCTCAGCTGCCTCATCAGCGAAAAAGCCGCTAAGGATGTGGAAGCCCAGGTAGATGAAATTATTGCTGCAGGTGCTTCCTGTATCTGCGGAGGAAAACGTTTTGACAGTACCTTTTATCCCCCGACTATTTTAACCGGAGTAACCAGGGATATGGATGTGGCAAAAGATATGGAAATCTTTGGACCGGTATTTCCGGTGATTGGATTTGATACCGAAATGGAGGCGCTCGATATTTTAAATCAGTCCTCATACGGACTGTCAAGCGGCGTGATTACTAAGGATATGACACGCGCGCTCCGGGTTGCAAAACAAATGAATGCAGGCGGAGCTGTGATCAACGGAACCGGTATGTTCCGGACCATTCATATGCCTTTCGGCGGTCATAAGATGAGCGGAATCGGGACAGAGGGACTTTTAGAGACTTTAAAAGAAATGATGCGGACAAAATCAATCGTATTTAAAGGGATACAGAAATAA
- a CDS encoding Gfo/Idh/MocA family oxidoreductase — protein MNSLNIAIIGYGNIAPLYIQNIRQYFHTLNIWGVFGRQHDKALKFARDFSIPHVYNTYDALLNDKHVDIVLNLTAPAAHYEYTRQALERRKHVYSEKPLALSHSQSLELLNLAVKKQVLLYCAPDTVLGEGAKSGARYIEEGIIGTVFGFRAHLAKRGVENWHPNPRFLFKDGGGPLMDMGPYYLSSLIKLFGPVHKAAGMSLTPMPAKTISRGPLQGQVISVETPTYITALLEFKSHILGMLLTSFDVHSSHSSHIEVYGTTGTLFLPDPDTFGGPVLLYRDGAPGIELPLLFKNNGNCRGLGISVMSENILSGSYSYENAKTAVHVMEVIDAIKNTQSEASLLKTNT, from the coding sequence ATGAACAGTCTCAATATTGCAATCATTGGCTATGGCAATATCGCTCCTCTTTACATCCAAAACATACGTCAATATTTTCATACATTAAATATTTGGGGCGTATTTGGACGTCAGCATGACAAAGCGCTTAAATTTGCCAGGGACTTCTCTATCCCTCACGTATACAACACGTATGACGCTTTATTAAATGATAAGCATGTTGATATTGTACTAAATCTGACTGCACCCGCTGCTCATTATGAGTATACGAGACAGGCACTGGAAAGAAGAAAGCATGTCTATAGCGAAAAACCATTGGCGCTTTCGCACAGTCAGTCACTTGAGCTGTTAAATCTCGCAGTCAAAAAGCAGGTACTTCTTTACTGTGCCCCCGATACTGTATTAGGTGAGGGTGCCAAAAGCGGTGCCCGGTATATTGAAGAGGGAATCATCGGAACAGTATTTGGCTTCCGCGCCCACCTTGCCAAAAGAGGAGTAGAAAACTGGCATCCCAACCCCCGCTTTCTTTTTAAAGATGGCGGCGGACCGTTAATGGATATGGGACCATATTATCTGTCATCGCTTATCAAACTCTTTGGTCCCGTACATAAAGCAGCAGGCATGAGTCTTACACCCATGCCTGCAAAGACAATCTCCAGAGGTCCCCTGCAGGGACAGGTGATCTCTGTTGAAACTCCTACTTATATCACTGCATTACTGGAATTTAAAAGCCATATACTCGGAATGCTCCTGACTTCCTTCGATGTACATTCCTCACACTCTTCTCATATCGAAGTCTACGGTACAACCGGAACATTATTTCTTCCGGATCCAGATACGTTCGGCGGGCCTGTTCTTTTATACAGAGACGGAGCTCCCGGTATCGAACTGCCCTTACTGTTTAAAAATAACGGAAACTGCAGAGGGCTTGGGATATCTGTCATGTCAGAAAATATTTTATCCGGCAGCTATTCCTACGAAAATGCCAAAACCGCAGTTCATGTTATGGAAGTAATTGATGCAATCAAAAATACTCAGTCTGAAGCATCTCTCCTGAAAACCAATACTTAA
- the tuf gene encoding elongation factor Tu: MAKAKFERTKPHCNIGTIGHVDHGKTTLTAAITKTLAARVEGNTATDFENIDKAPEERERGITISTAHVEYETENRHYAHVDCPGHADYVKNMITGAAQMDGAILVVAATDGVMAQTKEHILLSRQVGVPYIVVFMNKCDMVDDEELLELVDMEIRELLSEYEFPGDDTPIIQGSALKALEDPNGEWGDKVMELMAAVDSWIPDPQRDTDKPFIMPVEDVFSITGRGTVATGRVEAGVLHVSEEVEIVGIKEETRKVVVTGIEMFRKLLDEAQAGDNIGALLRGVQRTEIERGQVLAKPGSIKCHTKFTAQVYVLTKDEGGRHTPFFNNYRPQFYFRTTDVTGVISLPEGTEMCMPGDNVEMTIELIHPIAMDQGLTFAIREGGRTVGSGRVASIIE, from the coding sequence ATGGCTAAAGCTAAATTTGAAAGAACAAAACCGCATTGTAACATTGGTACCATCGGACACGTTGACCATGGTAAAACAACTCTGACAGCTGCTATTACTAAAACTCTTGCAGCAAGAGTAGAAGGTAACACAGCAACAGATTTCGAAAATATTGATAAAGCTCCGGAAGAGAGAGAGCGTGGTATCACAATCTCAACAGCTCACGTTGAGTATGAAACTGAAAATCGTCATTACGCACATGTTGACTGCCCAGGTCATGCTGACTACGTTAAGAACATGATCACAGGTGCAGCTCAGATGGACGGCGCTATCCTTGTAGTAGCTGCAACAGATGGTGTTATGGCTCAGACAAAAGAGCATATCCTTCTGTCCCGTCAGGTAGGCGTTCCTTATATCGTTGTATTCATGAATAAATGTGATATGGTAGACGATGAAGAACTTCTGGAACTGGTAGACATGGAGATCCGTGAACTGCTCAGCGAGTATGAGTTCCCGGGCGATGATACTCCGATTATCCAGGGTTCCGCTCTGAAAGCTCTTGAAGATCCGAATGGAGAATGGGGCGACAAGGTTATGGAACTGATGGCTGCTGTTGACAGCTGGATTCCGGATCCTCAGCGTGACACAGACAAACCGTTTATCATGCCTGTAGAGGATGTTTTCTCTATCACTGGCCGTGGTACAGTTGCAACTGGTAGAGTTGAGGCTGGTGTTCTTCACGTATCTGAAGAAGTTGAAATCGTTGGTATCAAAGAAGAAACACGTAAAGTTGTTGTAACTGGAATCGAAATGTTCCGTAAACTGTTAGATGAGGCTCAGGCTGGTGATAACATCGGTGCTCTTCTGCGTGGTGTTCAGAGAACTGAAATCGAAAGAGGACAGGTTCTTGCTAAACCGGGTTCCATCAAATGCCATACAAAATTTACAGCTCAGGTTTACGTTCTGACAAAAGATGAAGGTGGACGTCATACTCCATTCTTCAACAACTACAGACCTCAGTTCTACTTCCGTACAACTGATGTTACTGGAGTTATCTCTCTGCCGGAAGGTACAGAAATGTGCATGCCTGGTGATAACGTAGAAATGACAATCGAACTGATTCACCCGATCGCTATGGATCAGGGTCTTACATTCGCTATCCGTGAGGGTGGACGTACTGTAGGTTCAGGTCGTGTTGCTTCAATCATCGAGTAG
- the fusA gene encoding elongation factor G, with product MAGREYPLERTRNIGIMAHIDAGKTTTTERILYYTGVNYKIGDTHEGTATMDWMAQEQERGITITSAATTCHWTLQENCKEKPGALEHRINIIDTPGHVDFTVEVERSLRVLDGAVGVFCAKGGVEPQSENVWRQADTYNVPRMAFINKMDILGADFYNAVEQIKTRLGKNAICLQLPIGKEDDFKGIIDLFEMKAYIYNDDKGDDISIVDIPEDMKDDAELYHTELVEKICELDDDLMMEYLEGDEPSVDALKAALRKGTCECAAVPVCCGTAYRNKGVQKLLDAVIEFMPSPLDIPSIKGVDMDGNETERHSSDDEPFSALAFKIMTDPFVGKLAYFRVYSGSINSGSYVYNSTKDKKERVGRILQMHANKREELEKVYSGDIAAAIGFKVTGTGDTICDEQHPVILESMEFPEPVIELAIEPKTKAGQGKLGESLAKLAEEDPTFRAHTNQETGQTIIAGMGELHLEIIVDRLLREFKVEANVGAPQVAYKETFTKAVDVDSKYAKQSGGRGQYGHCKVKFEPMDANAEETFKFETSVVGGAIPKEYIPAVGEGIEEAMKAGILGGFPVVGVHANVYDGSYHEVDSSEMAFHIAGSLAFKDAMAKSAPTLLEPIMRVEVTTPEDYMGDVIGDINSRRGRIEGMDDIGGGKMIRGFVPLAEMFGYSTDLRSRTQGRGNYSMFFDRYEPVPKSVQEKVLSAKSK from the coding sequence ATGGCTGGAAGAGAATATCCATTAGAGAGAACCAGAAACATTGGTATTATGGCTCATATTGATGCTGGTAAGACAACAACAACTGAGCGTATCTTATATTATACCGGTGTTAACTATAAAATTGGAGATACCCACGAAGGAACTGCTACCATGGACTGGATGGCTCAGGAGCAGGAGCGTGGTATCACAATTACTTCAGCCGCTACAACCTGTCACTGGACTTTGCAGGAAAACTGCAAGGAAAAGCCGGGTGCTCTGGAACATCGTATCAATATTATTGATACACCAGGCCACGTAGACTTTACAGTAGAGGTTGAGCGTTCACTCCGTGTACTGGACGGCGCTGTTGGTGTGTTCTGTGCAAAGGGTGGTGTTGAGCCTCAGTCAGAAAACGTATGGCGTCAGGCTGACACATACAACGTACCTAGAATGGCATTTATCAACAAAATGGATATTCTGGGTGCAGACTTCTACAATGCAGTAGAACAGATCAAAACCAGATTGGGCAAGAATGCGATCTGCCTTCAGCTTCCGATCGGTAAAGAAGATGACTTCAAAGGAATCATCGATCTGTTTGAGATGAAAGCCTATATTTACAATGATGACAAGGGTGATGATATCTCCATCGTAGATATTCCGGAAGATATGAAGGATGACGCAGAGCTGTATCATACAGAACTGGTAGAGAAGATCTGTGAGCTTGATGACGATCTGATGATGGAATATCTGGAAGGTGATGAACCTTCTGTTGACGCGCTGAAAGCAGCACTGAGAAAAGGGACCTGCGAGTGTGCAGCTGTTCCTGTCTGCTGTGGTACTGCTTACAGAAATAAAGGTGTTCAGAAACTTCTGGATGCAGTTATTGAATTTATGCCGTCTCCGCTTGATATCCCGTCTATCAAAGGTGTGGATATGGATGGCAATGAGACTGAGAGACATTCTTCTGACGACGAACCGTTTTCAGCTCTGGCATTTAAAATTATGACAGACCCGTTTGTTGGTAAACTGGCATACTTCAGAGTTTACTCAGGAAGTATCAATTCCGGTTCCTATGTATATAACTCAACAAAAGATAAAAAAGAACGTGTTGGACGTATCCTGCAGATGCATGCGAACAAGAGAGAAGAGCTTGAGAAAGTTTACTCCGGTGATATTGCAGCTGCGATCGGATTCAAAGTAACGGGTACAGGTGATACGATCTGTGATGAACAGCATCCGGTTATTCTTGAGTCCATGGAATTCCCGGAACCTGTTATCGAGCTGGCGATTGAGCCTAAGACGAAAGCAGGACAGGGTAAACTTGGTGAATCTCTGGCAAAACTTGCTGAAGAAGATCCGACATTCCGTGCTCACACAAATCAGGAAACAGGACAGACAATCATCGCGGGTATGGGTGAGCTCCATCTGGAGATCATTGTTGACAGACTTCTGCGTGAATTTAAGGTAGAGGCGAATGTCGGTGCTCCGCAGGTTGCTTATAAAGAGACATTTACAAAAGCAGTAGATGTTGACAGTAAGTATGCGAAACAGTCCGGTGGTCGTGGACAGTACGGTCACTGTAAAGTTAAATTTGAGCCAATGGATGCAAATGCAGAAGAAACCTTCAAGTTTGAAACTTCCGTTGTCGGCGGTGCTATTCCGAAGGAATATATCCCTGCTGTAGGCGAAGGTATTGAAGAAGCTATGAAGGCTGGTATCCTTGGTGGATTCCCGGTAGTCGGTGTACACGCAAATGTATACGACGGATCTTACCATGAAGTCGATTCATCCGAAATGGCATTCCATATCGCAGGTTCTCTTGCATTTAAAGATGCGATGGCTAAATCCGCACCGACTCTGCTTGAGCCGATCATGCGAGTGGAAGTAACAACTCCGGAGGATTACATGGGAGACGTTATCGGTGATATCAATTCACGTCGAGGACGTATCGAAGGTATGGATGATATCGGTGGCGGAAAGATGATCCGTGGGTTTGTTCCGCTGGCAGAAATGTTCGGCTACTCCACAGACCTTCGTTCCAGAACGCAGGGTCGTGGTAACTATTCCATGTTCTTTGACAGATATGAGCCGGTACCGAAATCCGTTCAGGAAAAAGTACTTTCTGCGAAAAGTAAATAA
- the rpsG gene encoding 30S ribosomal protein S7, whose translation MPRKGHTQKRDVLADPLYNNKVVTKLINNIMLDGKKGVAQKIVYGAFTRIEEKAGKPAVEVFEEAMNNIMPVLEVKARRIGGATYQVPIEVRPDRRQALALRWLTMYSRKRGEKTMEERLANELMDAMNNTGASVKKKEDMHKMAEANKAFAHYRF comes from the coding sequence GTGCCACGTAAAGGACATACTCAAAAAAGAGACGTCTTGGCAGATCCGCTGTACAACAACAAGGTAGTTACAAAACTTATCAACAACATCATGTTAGATGGTAAGAAGGGTGTAGCTCAGAAGATTGTATACGGCGCATTTACAAGAATTGAAGAAAAAGCTGGGAAACCGGCGGTAGAAGTATTTGAGGAAGCAATGAACAATATCATGCCTGTACTGGAAGTAAAGGCTAGACGTATCGGTGGTGCTACGTACCAGGTACCGATCGAAGTAAGACCGGACAGACGTCAGGCACTGGCTCTTCGCTGGCTGACAATGTATTCACGCAAAAGAGGCGAGAAGACAATGGAAGAAAGACTGGCAAATGAGCTTATGGATGCAATGAACAATACAGGAGCATCCGTTAAGAAGAAAGAAGACATGCATAAGATGGCAGAAGCTAATAAAGCATTTGCTCATTACAGATTCTAG